One Flavobacterium cerinum genomic window, AAAATTATGGCATATTAATGTTCCGGATGATTTGGATGATACTTTTAAAAGTATCTATAACCAGGAATATACGACAATGCGTAACCTGTTTTTTGAATCACTTCGAAAGTTACCCTGGATGAATCCGATGGAATTGGATCATCGGATCGGGGAAAATAAGTTGGAACAATTATCATACGCCCGCAATGCCGGATTAATGATTCCGGAAACGCTCTTTACCAATGATCCGATTAAGGTCAAACATTTTTTCTATACGGTCTGCAAAGGAAATATGATTGCAAAATTGCACGGTTCTTTGTCCCGTAGCATGAAAGGAGATACTCCTTTTTTCCCCACTACACGTATTCAGGAATCTGACCTTGATAATCTGGAAACCTTAGTGTACTGCCCGATGATTTTTCAACAGAATATCGAAAAACGATACGAGTTGCGCATTATTTATATTGACGGTACATTTTTTACAGGTAAGATTAACGCACAAGCTTCAGAAACCGGGAAAACGGATTGGCGTGCGGCGAAAGACATAATGCCATCCTGGGAATATTATGCCTTACCGGATTCCGTTTGTAATGCACTCGATACAATGATGCGTAATATCGGTCTGTATTTTGGTGCGATTGATATGATTCGGCAAGAGGATGGAACATATATCTTTCTGGAAGTTAACCCGCAAGGGGAATGGGGAATGATTCAGCGTGATTTAGATTATCCGATAGGAGAAACTATAGCTGAAAAACTAGTGGCGAGAATCTGTTAAAGATCAACGCTTTTAATTTGAAATTAAGTGATATTTATATAAAGGGCTACCGGTTGGGAGCAGTTAATAAAAAATAGTTATGGAAAAAGTACTAATTATTACGCATACTCAGGATAATGAATGTATCAATATCGTATCAGATAAAATTAGAAAACATGGTGGGGAACCCATTCGCTTTAATGTTGATGAATATCCGCTTAAATATAGTTTAAGCAGCTGTTTTGAAAACGGAGAATGGAAAATATATCTTGATTATGAGGGCGCAAATCGAGTAGCGCTTCATGAACTGGCAGGATTATGGTACAGACGTAGCTTTAATTTAGGAGGAAATCTGGCTACTGTGTTGGAGAGAGAATATTTGGGAAGTGTATACGGTGAAATTCGTGCTACTTTTTTCGGGTTTTTAGAAAGTTTACCTTGTTTTCAGATCGGGAAATACAGTAAATACAGACGCTTGGACAGTAAGGAAGAACAAATGCGTATCGCCGATTTCTTAGGAATGAAAGTACCGGAAACCTGTATTACCAATAGTCCTGAAGAGGCAAAACGTTTTTTTAGGGATCATCCGAACGGCGTGGTTACCAAAATGCAAAGTTCTTTTGCAATTGAAAGAGACGGAGTTGAAAATGTTGTGTTTACCAATCTTATTAAAGAAGAGGATTTGGATAACATTGAAACATTACAATATTGTCCGATGCAATTCCAGGAAAAGCTGGATAAAAAAGTAGAATTGCGTATTACAATCGTAGGAGATGAGATTTATGCTTTTGAAATCGACTCTCAAAAACTGGACAATGCTAAATTAGACTGGCGCCGGGAAGGAATCGAATTATTAAGTGATTGGAAACCGTATGAATTACCTGCCGACTTACGTGATAAGTTATTGCAGATGATGGATATGTATGAGGTAAATTACGGAGCGATCGATATTATTGTAACGCCGGATGATAACTATTATTTTCTGGAAATTAATGCTGCCGGAGAGTTTTTCTGGTTGGATAGATTGTTACCGGACAACCCGATTTCTGATCAGATTGCAAAGGTTTTGTTAGGAAAAGCGAATCGTAGATATACACCTGTTTTTGATAAAACTAACGTGAGTAGTTTAATATAATCAATTCAGATCGAAAGTAAAGGATAAGCTCTCTTCGGAGGGCTTTTTTTATTTATTGATACGACTTTTTTAGGAATAGCAATTCGGATTTGAATATTTTAAATGTCAAAACAATTCATTCTTTTATGAATTGATACCTTTTGATGTATGATTTTCAATTCAATAATATTGAATTATTGATCATTTTTCAGATGTATCTGTTTGATATTGAATTACTTGGTTATTCTGTTTGGATTTTTATAACATTTTTATTTTAAAAACAATATTACTTTTGAAAAGTCAATTATTTGCAAATGAAACTGACTTTTAAAATTAATTATTTAATGTAAAATTTTTATCATGAAGAAGAATAATGAACAAGAAAAGAAACCGTTTTTTGCTGGTTTTTTAGAGAATCAAATTGGGAATGAAGAAAGTAGTACTATTCAGGGAGGTGGTAAGATTATTACTCGGGTTGGATCCGATACGGATGCAGAATGGCCTTCAGGTTACACCTATCATGTAAGTTCGGTAGCCATATTTCCAGAGCGAAAACGTTATTATGGAGGATCACGCAGGTATTTTTCAGGAGACACTAATGATATATCCTGTAGATTTTTTCCGGGGTAATTTAAAATAAGTTATTATTATTAAGTTGATAGTTCAATAGCTGCTTTTTAATAGTAACAGATAAATGCTTAAAAGAAAAGTTAGAAGCTCTCTACGGAGAGCTTTTTTACTGATTTGTCATTTGCTTTTGTATTTTTACAAAATATTTAATGATTATGCGTTACCTTTTAATTTATCTGTTTTTCTTTAGTTTTTTTACTGCCAATGCACAAGTTGCCGTACAACATTGCGGATATGATTTTACATCCTATCTGGTGTTGGATGTTCATGAAAACGGCAAAAAAGAAAATATCAAGGATTTAAAAATTACTATTGTAGATAGCGACGGGAAAGAAGTTATCAATGTAAATAATGCTTATAGCTGGACAAATAGTAACAAGCCGATGGTCTTTTCATTGAATTATAAGATCGATGAAAGCGGGAAAAAAATTCCGGGAGAAGCCGATAAAAATGGAAAAAGCCGTTGGTTTTTCCCGTTTGCAAAGGATAATTATCTGTTATCTGTAACCAATACATTTCCGGCTGAAAACTTTTCAATTAAAGTAGAAGACATTGACGGCAAAGCAAATGGCGGGTCTTTTAAAACGCAGTTAGTTCCGCTAAACAGTTATAATATGTATGTGTTGTGTTCGGCACAAAACGAAAGACAGGCGATGCAATTCGGGCCAAGAACCAACCGACCGGTTGAGATTATTTTAGAAAAGTAATTGTCGGACATAAAAAAAACACCATCAAAATAGAAAGGTGTTTTTATCTTAAAAATTATTCTTCAACCGGATTGGAAACGGAAATGATACGAAGTGACTTTACGCCGGCAGGCATTTCCCAATCCACTTCATCGTTTTCCTTAAATCCGATTAATGCAATGCTCAAAGGTGCAATTACGGATACTTTTCCTTCTTTAATGTTGGAAAGTGCCGGTAAAACAATCTGGATTTTCATACGTTGTTTGGCTTTGGTATCTTCAATTTCTACAAAAGAATTGATACGAACAATATTGTCATCCAGAATTCCGTCTTTGTTTACAATCGCACGATCCAATTCCTGCGACAATTGCATTATTTCTTTTTTACTGGTGCTGGTCTGACTGCTTTTAGTCAACTCGCGCAGCACTTGATAATCGGTCAATGATAATACGGGTATTGGTTTCATAACTATTATCTTTAAAAATTAGATATTTCCTTTTTAGTATTGATTTCTTTCTCTTTAAAATATAACTCGGCAAAACTATGATTGGTATTTCCTGAAGTTCTGCGATAAAATACATTTGGAGTAATGTTTTTCGGATGTTCAAATCCGCATGCTCCTATAAATTCGCCCAGTGCTTTCATCGTATTTTTATGGAAGTTAGCGACACGAACACTTTTATCAGTAATATCAATTCCTTTATATAACGCTTTATCCTGTGTAGCAATTCCGACCGGACATTTACCGCTGTCGCATTGTAAAGCCTGGATACAACCCAGAGAAAACATCATACCACGTGCACTATAACACGCGTCGGCACCTAAAGCCAAGGCTTTTGCCATGTCAAAAGCGGAAATCACTTTTCCGGCAGCCAGAATTTTAATTTGTTCACGAATACCATATTGACGCAATGTAGCGCTAACAAATACTAATGCATCCGAAAGGGCCATACCCATATAGTCGATAAATTCTAACGGAGCGGCTCCGGTTCCGCCCTCCGCACCATCGACAGTAATAAAGTCAGGGAAAATCCGGGTTTCCATCATGGCTTCAACTATCGTTACAAATTCGTCCTGACGTCCGATACAGATTTTAAATCCAACCGGCTTTCCGTTCGAAAGTTGGCGTAGCTGATTGATAAAATACATTAACTCCATTGCATTAGAAAATGCAGTATGAGCAGACGGTGAATGTACGGTTGTATACGGTTCAATACTTCGGATTCGGGCAATTTCCGGTGTGTTTTTCTCCGCCGGTAATAATCCTCCGTGTCCGGGTTTGGCTCCTTGTGATAATTTTAATTCGATCATTTTTACTTCCGGATAGGCGGCTCTTTCTGCAAATAATTGATCAGAAAATGTTCCGTCCTGATTACGACAACCGAAATATCCGGTACCGATTTGCCAGATCAGATCTCCTCCTTGTAAATGATAATCACTAATACCTCCTTCACCGGTATTGTGTGCAAAACCACCCATTTTAGCTCCTTTGTTTAAAGAAGTAACGGCTGTTTTACTCAATGCTCCGTAACTCATGGCGCTGATGTTTAGAATACTGGCGCTATAGGGTTGTAAACATTGTGTATTTCCGATTGTGATACGAAATGTAGCTTCATCAGCCTTTTTCGGGTAAACGGAATGAGCAGCCCATTCATAGCCGATACGGTTCGGATCATCCTGCATTCCGAATGAAATCGTTTGTTTTTCATTTTTTGCCCGCTGATATACAATCGAACGTTGTCTGCGGTTAAACGGTTTTCCGTCTAGTTCTCCTTCAAAAAAGTATTGTCGGAATTCGGGACGCACCGATTCAAAAAGATAACGCATCCGACCGATAAGCGGATAGTTACGACGAATGGAATGGCGAGGCTGGAAGGTGTCGACAGCAATAATGATCATCAGTGCTATCGGGAATAATAAAATTTCCCAGGCCAGACCATGAAATTGAACAAAATACAAACCTGCGATTAATGCGGTAATCGCTACAAACCAAATAATTTGACGTGCAACCAGGGATGCAAAAAACTTTTTAGATGTCATGATAAATATGCAAAAAGTGTCCGGCGGAAATAATCGGCCGAATTAAGTTAATTTACTGTATAAAGTTTGAAGGATGTACCCGCGTATATATGCAAAAAGAAAAACGAACTATATACGGGGTCTAATTGATGAAGGCTTTGCTGTGTGAAAATAGAACAGCCATACTGCGTTTCCTTACAGAAAGCAATGGCCTGAAAACCGTTAAAAAGGGATTACTTAACATGGTTTGTCTTGTATTTACACAAGGCAAAGGTAGGTATTTTTTTTATATCTGCATTATTTCCACTTAATATTGCAGCCCAGACTTGGTTTTTGATCCGGGTTGATTCCTCTGTTATAAACGACACCATCAATAGCACCGCGTAAATCACTACCGCTTAAAGGAATACCGTTTCCGGGTCTGCTGTCGTCTAATTGTCCGCGATATACAAGCTTATTCAGATTGTCAAATAAGTAAAAATCCGGAGTACAAGCCGCATCATAATTCTTTGCAACTTGTTGTGTCTCATCATACAAATAAGGAAATTCAAATCTGTTTTCAAAAGCAAATTCGGTCATTAATTCCGGAGCATCCTGCGGATAATTAACAACATCATTACTCGAAATAGCAATAAAACCGATTCCCTGAACACGATAATCGTTAGCAATTCGCACCACTTCTTCAATTACATGATGTACAAAAGGGCAATGATTACAGATAAACATAACGACCGTTCCTTTTTCTCCTTTTAAATCGGAAAAAGAATAAAAAGTATCCGATGAATTGGTGTCTTTCAGATAAAATTCAGGAGCAATTGTACCTAACGGTAACATGTTTGACGGTGTACGAGCCATTTTGATTCAGTTGTTAAAAGTTTTTAAAGATAAGTATTTACCGAATGATTTGCTAATTTTGAAAAAAACGAATCCAAATAGAAAATGAATCAGGAAACAATTACATGGGGTGATTTTGAAAAAGTAGAAATGCGAGTGGGTACCATACTCGAAGTCAACGATTTTCCGGAAGCCCGAAAGCCAGCCTATCAACTTACGATTGATTTCGGGACGGAAATCGGAATTCGAAAATCGTCGGCACAAATCACAAAACATTATACAAAAGAGCAACTTAACGGCCGACAAATTGTTGCGGTTGTCAATTTTCCGAAAAAACAAATAGGAAAATTTATGAGCGAATGTCTGGTTTTGGGCGCTGTTGCAGGTGAAGGAGATATTATATTATTAGCACCCGATTTTAAAATAGAAAACGGTTTACGTATCGCTTAATTCGAAGTTAGCCATTTTGAAACGGAATAAGTTTCATTATTGTGGTATAAACGGGCTTTTTCCCGAAACTGTAAAGGAGTATAACCACTGTGCTTTTTAAAAAAACGACCAAAATAGGACGGATCTTCAAACTGTAATTCGTAAGCAATTATATTAATCGGTTTATCACCGAGCAATTGTTTTTTGATTTCCAATAGTAACTGATCGTCCAAATGCTGTTTTAATGATTTTCCTGTAGCTGATTTAAGAAGTGTGCTGAGGTATTTTGGAGCGCATTGTAATCGGGAAGCATAGAATTCAGTGCTTCTTTCAGTACGGTAAAATGTTTTGATCAATTCAAAAATGATAGTCAACCGGTTATGTAACTTTTGGTTAATAGCCGGTTTGTAGTATTTATCAATTGCGACTAAAAGTGCCTGAACGTAATATCGGATAAGGCTAAAGTTTATCGTTGCATTTTGTTGTTCGATTCGAATCAGCTCCAGAAGTTTTTGGATCACCGGATTAGCGCTGGTTGGAATATCAGCAAATTTAGCTTCTTTAAACGGGATTAATAATTGCAATTGCATTGCTTCGGCATCAATAAAGTTTTTATCGAAAAGTAAAGCCTTCGCCCGGATAGCCGGATCGTCAATATAATGTATTTGCCCGGGTAAAATCAGGGCGATACGATGTTGCAGAACCGGAACGGCTTCAAAATCGATATAGTGTATCCCTGCGGTTTCAAAGAAAAGAATTTCATAAAAATCATGACTGTGCGGCGGCATCTGAAATAATATTGGATGTTGCCGGTAATCGTAATCACAGAGAATAACCGGACGTTTGGTGTCCGGAAATTCAAGGTTCTGTATTATTATTGCATCGGATATTGCCATTGCATTAAACATTCGGTTTCCCCGGTAGTAACTTCTGTTTGTTCTTCCAGAAGTACAAAACCCTGTTTTTGGTAAAATAGGATACTGGGACCGTTCTTTTTATAAACTTTTAATTGTATGCTCGGATATTGCTGTTTGACAAAATCAATCAGTTGTTTCCCGATTCCTTTGCCTTGCAGGTTGGTAGCTACAAAAATAGCAGCTAAGAATGAATCGACCATGGAAACAAATCCTCCGACGGTATTATTTTCGATAAAAACATAGGTGTCGGAATTAGGAAGATAGGTCTGAGCCATTTCAGCTTTATTTGCTTCCCAGTATTCGGCAGCAATAAAATCATGCGCTTTGACAGAAACGGCATACCATAAGGCAACCGTTTCATCGATTTCTGTAGGTTGTAATTTTCGTATCATCTTATTTTTGTATTGATACTGCAAATGTATTCCTGACAAAAAGACTAACGATCGGACAAAAGGATGATAGTATAGGACTTTAGAAGATGATAACGTTTTATACGAGCGTTGTCCGGATAATGATAAAGGATAAAACAGATATAAATGTCCACAATATAATGCCTTGTGCAAGTGGACGAAGACCGGCTTTTTTCAAGGATTCACGTGTTAATCCGGCTCCGATAAGAAACAAGGTGACTACAAGTCCTTTTTTAGCAATCATAACGATAGTTTCATTAAAATGATGAAAAGAAGGGAAATAACTGTTCCAAAGCATAGCGAGTACAAACAGAAAGATAAAATACGGGATTGCGATTCGACTATCTTTATTTTTAAAAAAGAAGGAGGTTAGTAACGATAACGGGATAATCCATAAAGCGCGTTGTAATTTCACCGTCGTAGCAATATGCAATGCCGTATCTCCATATCGTTGCGCTGCACCGACTACAGAACTGGTATCATGAATAGCAATCGCACACCACATTCCAAATTGAGATTGACTCATACCGAATAGGTGACCCAAAAACGGAAACAGGAATAATGCAATGGAATTCAGGATAAAAACGGTAGCAAGTGAAACCGAAATGTCCGATTCTTTTGCTTTTAGTATCGGAGTTAAAGCAGCTATGGCACT contains:
- a CDS encoding MvdC/MvdD family ATP grasp protein; the encoded protein is MILCISHSKDFYTIDIVIRRLRELGKEVFRLDSDTFSHQLKFEYSFENEKVQIKIEHEGTAFSIDDIEAVYYRKLWHINVPDDLDDTFKSIYNQEYTTMRNLFFESLRKLPWMNPMELDHRIGENKLEQLSYARNAGLMIPETLFTNDPIKVKHFFYTVCKGNMIAKLHGSLSRSMKGDTPFFPTTRIQESDLDNLETLVYCPMIFQQNIEKRYELRIIYIDGTFFTGKINAQASETGKTDWRAAKDIMPSWEYYALPDSVCNALDTMMRNIGLYFGAIDMIRQEDGTYIFLEVNPQGEWGMIQRDLDYPIGETIAEKLVARIC
- a CDS encoding MvdC/MvdD family ATP grasp protein, with the protein product MEKVLIITHTQDNECINIVSDKIRKHGGEPIRFNVDEYPLKYSLSSCFENGEWKIYLDYEGANRVALHELAGLWYRRSFNLGGNLATVLEREYLGSVYGEIRATFFGFLESLPCFQIGKYSKYRRLDSKEEQMRIADFLGMKVPETCITNSPEEAKRFFRDHPNGVVTKMQSSFAIERDGVENVVFTNLIKEEDLDNIETLQYCPMQFQEKLDKKVELRITIVGDEIYAFEIDSQKLDNAKLDWRREGIELLSDWKPYELPADLRDKLLQMMDMYEVNYGAIDIIVTPDDNYYFLEINAAGEFFWLDRLLPDNPISDQIAKVLLGKANRRYTPVFDKTNVSSLI
- a CDS encoding GreA/GreB family elongation factor; amino-acid sequence: MKPIPVLSLTDYQVLRELTKSSQTSTSKKEIMQLSQELDRAIVNKDGILDDNIVRINSFVEIEDTKAKQRMKIQIVLPALSNIKEGKVSVIAPLSIALIGFKENDEVDWEMPAGVKSLRIISVSNPVEE
- a CDS encoding FMN-binding glutamate synthase family protein — protein: MTSKKFFASLVARQIIWFVAITALIAGLYFVQFHGLAWEILLFPIALMIIIAVDTFQPRHSIRRNYPLIGRMRYLFESVRPEFRQYFFEGELDGKPFNRRQRSIVYQRAKNEKQTISFGMQDDPNRIGYEWAAHSVYPKKADEATFRITIGNTQCLQPYSASILNISAMSYGALSKTAVTSLNKGAKMGGFAHNTGEGGISDYHLQGGDLIWQIGTGYFGCRNQDGTFSDQLFAERAAYPEVKMIELKLSQGAKPGHGGLLPAEKNTPEIARIRSIEPYTTVHSPSAHTAFSNAMELMYFINQLRQLSNGKPVGFKICIGRQDEFVTIVEAMMETRIFPDFITVDGAEGGTGAAPLEFIDYMGMALSDALVFVSATLRQYGIREQIKILAAGKVISAFDMAKALALGADACYSARGMMFSLGCIQALQCDSGKCPVGIATQDKALYKGIDITDKSVRVANFHKNTMKALGEFIGACGFEHPKNITPNVFYRRTSGNTNHSFAELYFKEKEINTKKEISNF
- a CDS encoding thioredoxin family protein, encoding MARTPSNMLPLGTIAPEFYLKDTNSSDTFYSFSDLKGEKGTVVMFICNHCPFVHHVIEEVVRIANDYRVQGIGFIAISSNDVVNYPQDAPELMTEFAFENRFEFPYLYDETQQVAKNYDAACTPDFYLFDNLNKLVYRGQLDDSRPGNGIPLSGSDLRGAIDGVVYNRGINPDQKPSLGCNIKWK
- a CDS encoding tRNA-binding protein, whose amino-acid sequence is MNQETITWGDFEKVEMRVGTILEVNDFPEARKPAYQLTIDFGTEIGIRKSSAQITKHYTKEQLNGRQIVAVVNFPKKQIGKFMSECLVLGAVAGEGDIILLAPDFKIENGLRIA
- a CDS encoding helix-turn-helix domain-containing protein, with product MAISDAIIIQNLEFPDTKRPVILCDYDYRQHPILFQMPPHSHDFYEILFFETAGIHYIDFEAVPVLQHRIALILPGQIHYIDDPAIRAKALLFDKNFIDAEAMQLQLLIPFKEAKFADIPTSANPVIQKLLELIRIEQQNATINFSLIRYYVQALLVAIDKYYKPAINQKLHNRLTIIFELIKTFYRTERSTEFYASRLQCAPKYLSTLLKSATGKSLKQHLDDQLLLEIKKQLLGDKPINIIAYELQFEDPSYFGRFFKKHSGYTPLQFREKARLYHNNETYSVSKWLTSN
- a CDS encoding N-acetyltransferase, with the protein product MIRKLQPTEIDETVALWYAVSVKAHDFIAAEYWEANKAEMAQTYLPNSDTYVFIENNTVGGFVSMVDSFLAAIFVATNLQGKGIGKQLIDFVKQQYPSIQLKVYKKNGPSILFYQKQGFVLLEEQTEVTTGETECLMQWQYPMQ
- a CDS encoding YeiH family protein encodes the protein MTIFEQNPKLKHGIFLFSITLCLFPFITAPLALLFGFIITFLIGNPFEKASQKLTKILLQFSIVGLGFGMNLTDALQTGKDGFLFTIGSITVTLIFGILLGKLFKIPQKTGFLISAGTAICGGSAIAALTPILKAKESDISVSLATVFILNSIALFLFPFLGHLFGMSQSQFGMWCAIAIHDTSSVVGAAQRYGDTALHIATTVKLQRALWIIPLSLLTSFFFKNKDSRIAIPYFIFLFVLAMLWNSYFPSFHHFNETIVMIAKKGLVVTLFLIGAGLTRESLKKAGLRPLAQGIILWTFISVLSFIIIRTTLV